From Vigna unguiculata cultivar IT97K-499-35 chromosome 5, ASM411807v1, whole genome shotgun sequence, the proteins below share one genomic window:
- the LOC114185950 gene encoding GATA transcription factor 11-like: MSEDIANMKDSWFFDNNFNGLSDDIFDDVVGFFDFPLEEVEDDWDSQFKCLEDQHSEVFSASSNGLCAKPQTENPQFGTEFSVSCNGISPIKQLAKAPGPTYGKTIPLKNVTFNGKDLHQFRTYSPVSVFESSSSSSVENLSFDRPVIPVKRARSKRQRRSSFSPLFSIPFVQALQKQQRASGSESDFGANVVGNMSNKVKSHKKKDLSLLSEDVEMMRSSHLVSDPPRKCMHCEVTKTPQWREGPMGPKTLCNACGVRYRSGRLFPEYRPAASPTFVASLHSNCHKKVVEMRSKVQEGVEGSVFASSNLHGNSVG; this comes from the exons ATGTCTGAG GATATTGCTAACATGAAGGACTCTTGGTTTTTCGACAATAACTTCAACGGTCTGTCAGATGATATTTTTGATGATGTCGTGGGCTTTTTTGATTTCCCACTGGAAGAAGTAGAAGATGACTGGGATTCTCAATTTAAATGTCTTGAAGACCAACATTCTGAGGTTTTTTCAGCATCATCAAATGGGCTGTGTGCCAAACCACAAACTGAAAACCCTCAATTTGGGACGGAGTTCTCTGTTTCT TGTAATGGGATTTCCCCAATCAAACAGCTGGCAAAGGCTCCTGGACCAACATATGGAAAAACCATTCCCCTCAAGAATGTCACTTTCAATGGAAAAGATTTGCATCAATTCCGAACCTACAGCCCAGTTTCAGTTTTTGAAAGCAGCAGTTCTTCCTCTGTTGAGAATTTGAGCTTTGATCGACCTGTCATTCCGGTAAAGCGTGCTCGAAGTAAACGGCAGCGCCGATCAAGCTTCAGTCCTCTATTTTCCATTCCTTTCGTCCAGGCTTTGCAAAAACAGCAGAGGGCATCAGGTTCTGAATCAGATTTTGGAGCAAATGTTGTTGGGAATATGTCTAACAAAGTAAAAAGCCACAAGAAAAAGGATTTGTCCCTGCTATCGGAAGATGTTGAGATGATGAGATCCTCACATCTGGTGTCAGATCCCCCAAGGAAATGCATGCATTGTGAGGTGACAAAGACCCCACAATGGAGAGAGGGACCTATGGGTCCCAAAACACTTTGCAATGCTTGCGGTGTTCGGTACAGGTCCGGCCGCCTCTTTCCCGAATACCGGCCGGCAGCTAGTCCAACTTTTGTTGCATCATTGCACTCAAACTGTCACAAGAAGGTCGTGGAGATGAGAAGCAAAGTGCAGGAGGGTGTTGAGGGTTCTGTGTTTGCTTCATCAAATCTCCATGGAAATTCTGTAGGATAA